One genomic segment of Pristiophorus japonicus isolate sPriJap1 chromosome 8, sPriJap1.hap1, whole genome shotgun sequence includes these proteins:
- the rilpl1 gene encoding RILP-like protein 1 isoform X1, which yields MEGAMSALDKTATELSVMDVYDIAAVVGQEFERIIDIFGCDAIAKLMPKVVRVLEMLEVLVSCNHINPEIDELRLELDRLRLERMDRIEKERKHQQELVLVEDVWRGEAQDLLTQIAQLQEENKHLLTNLSHKDVNLTEEEILKQEAGMSERERQVMKKLKEVVDKQRDEIRAKDRELTLKNEDVEALQLQQNRLMKINHDLRHKVTVIDAQGKGLIEQKVELQTTLQTKEQEMGNMRMEIGKLREKFQGQPTQNGDEQVKVQQLAFFPTFEEYEREYFLTEPMSEEDFQSDKTLADLNDPNRPRFTLQELRDVLHERNELKAKVFLLQEEMAYYKSEESEEDSGSSNPPPSPHMQPKTATQPESGIRRLFNLFSRDKRTVNRLRVQGSGGVWGISEQEGMVTEQGQEALQHL from the exons aTGGAAGGAGCGATGTCCGCGCTGGACAAGACAGCCACCGAGCTGTCGGTGATGGATGTCTACGACATTGCGGCGGTGGTGGGCCAGGAGTTCGAGCGCATCATCGACATATTCGGCTGCGACGCGATCGCCAAACTGATGCCCAAAGTGGTGCGGGTGCTGGAGATGCTGGAGGTGTTGGTGAGCTGCAACCACATCAACCCCGAGATCGACGAGCTCCGCTTGGAACTCGACCGGCTGCGGCTGGAGAGGATGGACCGCATCGAGAAGGAGAGGAAACACCAGCAG GAGCTTGTGCTGGTCGAAGATGTGTGGAGAGGGGAGGCTCAGGATTTGCTCACTCAGATCGCTCAGCTTCAGGAGGAGAACAAACATCTGTTGACCAACCTTTCCCACAAAGACGTGAACCTGACTGAGGAAGAAATCCTGAAACAGGAAG CCGGGATGTCAGAAAGGGAGCGGCAAGTGATGAAGAAGCTAAAGGAAGTGGTTGATAAGCAGCGAGACGAGATCAGAGCTAAAGACCGAGAACTAACACTGAAAAACGAAGATGTAGAGGCA TTACAGCTGCAGCAGAACAGGCTGATGAAGATAAATCACGATCTGCGGCACAAGGTGACCGTGATCGATGCCCAGGGGAAAGGGCTGATCGAGCAGAAGGTGGAACTTCAAACCACCTTGCAGACCAAGGAACAGGAGATGGGAAACATGAGGATGGAGATTGGGAAGCTGAGGGAAAAATTCCAGGGACAACCCACACAAAATGGAGATGAGCAAGTGAAG GTACAGCAGCTGGCCTTCTTCCCGACCTTTGAGGAATATGAAAGGGAGTATTTCCTG ACTGAGCCCATGAGTGAAGAGGACTTTCAATCGGATAAGACGCTTGCAGATTTAAATGACCCCAACCGGCCTCGCTTCACGTTACAAGAGCTGCGGGATGTCCTCCACGAGAGGAATGAGCTGAAGGCCAAAGTTTTCCTCCTCCAGGAAGAGATGGCTTATTACAAAAG CGAGGAATCTGAGGAAGACAGTGGGTCTTcgaaccctcccccctccccccacatgcaGCCGAAAACAGCGACTCAGCCAGAGTCTGGCATCCGCCGACT GTTTAATTTATTTTCACGGGACAAACGGACAGTAAACCGCCTCAGAGTGCAAGGATCCGGGGGAGTTTGGGGAATTTCAGAGCAAGAAGGGATGGTCACAGAACAAGGCCAAGAGGCGTTACAACATCTATAA
- the rilpl1 gene encoding RILP-like protein 1 isoform X3: MEGAMSALDKTATELSVMDVYDIAAVVGQEFERIIDIFGCDAIAKLMPKVVRVLEMLEVLVSCNHINPEIDELRLELDRLRLERMDRIEKERKHQQELVLVEDVWRGEAQDLLTQIAQLQEENKHLLTNLSHKDVNLTEEEILKQEAGMSERERQVMKKLKEVVDKQRDEIRAKDRELTLKNEDVEALQLQQNRLMKINHDLRHKVTVIDAQGKGLIEQKVELQTTLQTKEQEMGNMRMEIGKLREKFQGQPTQNGDEQVKTEPMSEEDFQSDKTLADLNDPNRPRFTLQELRDVLHERNELKAKVFLLQEEMAYYKSEESEEDSGSSNPPPSPHMQPKTATQPESGIRRLFNLFSRDKRTVNRLRVQGSGGVWGISEQEGMVTEQGQEALQHL, translated from the exons aTGGAAGGAGCGATGTCCGCGCTGGACAAGACAGCCACCGAGCTGTCGGTGATGGATGTCTACGACATTGCGGCGGTGGTGGGCCAGGAGTTCGAGCGCATCATCGACATATTCGGCTGCGACGCGATCGCCAAACTGATGCCCAAAGTGGTGCGGGTGCTGGAGATGCTGGAGGTGTTGGTGAGCTGCAACCACATCAACCCCGAGATCGACGAGCTCCGCTTGGAACTCGACCGGCTGCGGCTGGAGAGGATGGACCGCATCGAGAAGGAGAGGAAACACCAGCAG GAGCTTGTGCTGGTCGAAGATGTGTGGAGAGGGGAGGCTCAGGATTTGCTCACTCAGATCGCTCAGCTTCAGGAGGAGAACAAACATCTGTTGACCAACCTTTCCCACAAAGACGTGAACCTGACTGAGGAAGAAATCCTGAAACAGGAAG CCGGGATGTCAGAAAGGGAGCGGCAAGTGATGAAGAAGCTAAAGGAAGTGGTTGATAAGCAGCGAGACGAGATCAGAGCTAAAGACCGAGAACTAACACTGAAAAACGAAGATGTAGAGGCA TTACAGCTGCAGCAGAACAGGCTGATGAAGATAAATCACGATCTGCGGCACAAGGTGACCGTGATCGATGCCCAGGGGAAAGGGCTGATCGAGCAGAAGGTGGAACTTCAAACCACCTTGCAGACCAAGGAACAGGAGATGGGAAACATGAGGATGGAGATTGGGAAGCTGAGGGAAAAATTCCAGGGACAACCCACACAAAATGGAGATGAGCAAGTGAAG ACTGAGCCCATGAGTGAAGAGGACTTTCAATCGGATAAGACGCTTGCAGATTTAAATGACCCCAACCGGCCTCGCTTCACGTTACAAGAGCTGCGGGATGTCCTCCACGAGAGGAATGAGCTGAAGGCCAAAGTTTTCCTCCTCCAGGAAGAGATGGCTTATTACAAAAG CGAGGAATCTGAGGAAGACAGTGGGTCTTcgaaccctcccccctccccccacatgcaGCCGAAAACAGCGACTCAGCCAGAGTCTGGCATCCGCCGACT GTTTAATTTATTTTCACGGGACAAACGGACAGTAAACCGCCTCAGAGTGCAAGGATCCGGGGGAGTTTGGGGAATTTCAGAGCAAGAAGGGATGGTCACAGAACAAGGCCAAGAGGCGTTACAACATCTATAA
- the rilpl1 gene encoding RILP-like protein 1 isoform X4: MEGAMSALDKTATELSVMDVYDIAAVVGQEFERIIDIFGCDAIAKLMPKVVRVLEMLEVLVSCNHINPEIDELRLELDRLRLERMDRIEKERKHQQELVLVEDVWRGEAQDLLTQIAQLQEENKHLLTNLSHKDVNLTEEEILKQEAGMSERERQVMKKLKEVVDKQRDEIRAKDRELTLKNEDVEALQLQQNRLMKINHDLRHKVTVIDAQGKGLIEQKVELQTTLQTKEQEMGNMRMEIGKLREKFQGQPTQNGDEQVKTEPMSEEDFQSDKTLADLNDPNRPRFTLQELRDVLHERNELKAKVFLLQEEMAYYKSEESEEDSGSSNPPPSPHMQPKTATQPESGIRRLIFTAIMPMVAAGLIPDDPTLQPIRRLVSLV; encoded by the exons aTGGAAGGAGCGATGTCCGCGCTGGACAAGACAGCCACCGAGCTGTCGGTGATGGATGTCTACGACATTGCGGCGGTGGTGGGCCAGGAGTTCGAGCGCATCATCGACATATTCGGCTGCGACGCGATCGCCAAACTGATGCCCAAAGTGGTGCGGGTGCTGGAGATGCTGGAGGTGTTGGTGAGCTGCAACCACATCAACCCCGAGATCGACGAGCTCCGCTTGGAACTCGACCGGCTGCGGCTGGAGAGGATGGACCGCATCGAGAAGGAGAGGAAACACCAGCAG GAGCTTGTGCTGGTCGAAGATGTGTGGAGAGGGGAGGCTCAGGATTTGCTCACTCAGATCGCTCAGCTTCAGGAGGAGAACAAACATCTGTTGACCAACCTTTCCCACAAAGACGTGAACCTGACTGAGGAAGAAATCCTGAAACAGGAAG CCGGGATGTCAGAAAGGGAGCGGCAAGTGATGAAGAAGCTAAAGGAAGTGGTTGATAAGCAGCGAGACGAGATCAGAGCTAAAGACCGAGAACTAACACTGAAAAACGAAGATGTAGAGGCA TTACAGCTGCAGCAGAACAGGCTGATGAAGATAAATCACGATCTGCGGCACAAGGTGACCGTGATCGATGCCCAGGGGAAAGGGCTGATCGAGCAGAAGGTGGAACTTCAAACCACCTTGCAGACCAAGGAACAGGAGATGGGAAACATGAGGATGGAGATTGGGAAGCTGAGGGAAAAATTCCAGGGACAACCCACACAAAATGGAGATGAGCAAGTGAAG ACTGAGCCCATGAGTGAAGAGGACTTTCAATCGGATAAGACGCTTGCAGATTTAAATGACCCCAACCGGCCTCGCTTCACGTTACAAGAGCTGCGGGATGTCCTCCACGAGAGGAATGAGCTGAAGGCCAAAGTTTTCCTCCTCCAGGAAGAGATGGCTTATTACAAAAG CGAGGAATCTGAGGAAGACAGTGGGTCTTcgaaccctcccccctccccccacatgcaGCCGAAAACAGCGACTCAGCCAGAGTCTGGCATCCGCCGACT GATCTTTACTGCCATAATGCCAATGGTAGCAGCTGGATTGATTCCAGATGATCCCACATTACAACCAATCAGAAGACTTGTTTCCCTT GTTTAA
- the rilpl1 gene encoding RILP-like protein 1 isoform X2 encodes MEGAMSALDKTATELSVMDVYDIAAVVGQEFERIIDIFGCDAIAKLMPKVVRVLEMLEVLVSCNHINPEIDELRLELDRLRLERMDRIEKERKHQQELVLVEDVWRGEAQDLLTQIAQLQEENKHLLTNLSHKDVNLTEEEILKQEAGMSERERQVMKKLKEVVDKQRDEIRAKDRELTLKNEDVEALQLQQNRLMKINHDLRHKVTVIDAQGKGLIEQKVELQTTLQTKEQEMGNMRMEIGKLREKFQGQPTQNGDEQVKVQQLAFFPTFEEYEREYFLTEPMSEEDFQSDKTLADLNDPNRPRFTLQELRDVLHERNELKAKVFLLQEEMAYYKSEESEEDSGSSNPPPSPHMQPKTATQPESGIRRLIFTAIMPMVAAGLIPDDPTLQPIRRLVSLV; translated from the exons aTGGAAGGAGCGATGTCCGCGCTGGACAAGACAGCCACCGAGCTGTCGGTGATGGATGTCTACGACATTGCGGCGGTGGTGGGCCAGGAGTTCGAGCGCATCATCGACATATTCGGCTGCGACGCGATCGCCAAACTGATGCCCAAAGTGGTGCGGGTGCTGGAGATGCTGGAGGTGTTGGTGAGCTGCAACCACATCAACCCCGAGATCGACGAGCTCCGCTTGGAACTCGACCGGCTGCGGCTGGAGAGGATGGACCGCATCGAGAAGGAGAGGAAACACCAGCAG GAGCTTGTGCTGGTCGAAGATGTGTGGAGAGGGGAGGCTCAGGATTTGCTCACTCAGATCGCTCAGCTTCAGGAGGAGAACAAACATCTGTTGACCAACCTTTCCCACAAAGACGTGAACCTGACTGAGGAAGAAATCCTGAAACAGGAAG CCGGGATGTCAGAAAGGGAGCGGCAAGTGATGAAGAAGCTAAAGGAAGTGGTTGATAAGCAGCGAGACGAGATCAGAGCTAAAGACCGAGAACTAACACTGAAAAACGAAGATGTAGAGGCA TTACAGCTGCAGCAGAACAGGCTGATGAAGATAAATCACGATCTGCGGCACAAGGTGACCGTGATCGATGCCCAGGGGAAAGGGCTGATCGAGCAGAAGGTGGAACTTCAAACCACCTTGCAGACCAAGGAACAGGAGATGGGAAACATGAGGATGGAGATTGGGAAGCTGAGGGAAAAATTCCAGGGACAACCCACACAAAATGGAGATGAGCAAGTGAAG GTACAGCAGCTGGCCTTCTTCCCGACCTTTGAGGAATATGAAAGGGAGTATTTCCTG ACTGAGCCCATGAGTGAAGAGGACTTTCAATCGGATAAGACGCTTGCAGATTTAAATGACCCCAACCGGCCTCGCTTCACGTTACAAGAGCTGCGGGATGTCCTCCACGAGAGGAATGAGCTGAAGGCCAAAGTTTTCCTCCTCCAGGAAGAGATGGCTTATTACAAAAG CGAGGAATCTGAGGAAGACAGTGGGTCTTcgaaccctcccccctccccccacatgcaGCCGAAAACAGCGACTCAGCCAGAGTCTGGCATCCGCCGACT GATCTTTACTGCCATAATGCCAATGGTAGCAGCTGGATTGATTCCAGATGATCCCACATTACAACCAATCAGAAGACTTGTTTCCCTT GTTTAA